A window from Thermomonas aquatica encodes these proteins:
- a CDS encoding LacI family DNA-binding transcriptional regulator, with translation MRPARPNRERKITVNDVALASGVSRATVSLVLRGSPLVHAKTRERVERQIAALGYVYNRAAANLRTRTSSSVALIINDLSNPFFAEFAMGVGDALVGAGHVALLGSTGESVEWQEAVLGSLMEHSPAGIILSPAEHTDGPRLQRMLGHEPVVVFNREIPGTQWDFLALDNRNGARLATEHLLSLGHRRIAFFGGHADSSSCQERRQGYLGAMDAAGVAADPRWLVECAPNRVESRQATRMLFQQEHGLTAAVCYNDNVALGFKLGLMERGLRPGLDFALTGFDDIPEAAQTTPALTTLAVDPRERGRQAAELLLERVRDPDAPVRRVIAPVRLVVRDSSGTPLHD, from the coding sequence ATGCGTCCAGCCAGGCCGAACCGGGAAAGGAAGATCACCGTCAACGACGTCGCGCTCGCCAGCGGGGTGTCGCGGGCCACGGTGTCGCTGGTCCTGCGCGGCAGCCCGCTGGTGCATGCCAAGACACGCGAGCGCGTCGAACGGCAGATCGCGGCGCTGGGTTACGTCTACAACCGCGCGGCCGCCAACCTGCGCACGCGCACGTCGAGCAGCGTCGCCCTGATCATCAACGACCTCTCCAATCCGTTCTTCGCCGAATTCGCGATGGGGGTGGGCGATGCGCTGGTCGGCGCCGGCCATGTCGCCCTGCTCGGCAGCACCGGCGAGTCGGTGGAGTGGCAGGAAGCGGTGCTCGGGTCGCTGATGGAGCACAGCCCGGCCGGCATCATCCTGTCGCCGGCGGAACATACCGATGGCCCGCGCCTGCAGCGCATGCTCGGCCACGAGCCGGTGGTGGTGTTCAACCGCGAGATCCCCGGCACGCAATGGGATTTCCTCGCCCTCGACAACCGCAACGGCGCGCGCCTGGCCACCGAGCACTTGCTGTCGCTCGGCCATCGCCGGATCGCGTTCTTCGGCGGCCATGCCGATTCCAGCTCCTGCCAGGAGCGCCGCCAGGGCTACCTCGGCGCGATGGACGCCGCCGGCGTCGCCGCGGATCCGCGCTGGCTGGTGGAATGCGCGCCGAACCGCGTCGAATCCAGGCAGGCGACCCGCATGCTGTTCCAGCAGGAGCACGGGCTTACCGCCGCGGTCTGCTACAACGACAACGTCGCCCTCGGTTTCAAGCTCGGCCTGATGGAGCGCGGCCTGCGCCCGGGGCTGGACTTCGCGCTGACCGGCTTCGACGACATTCCCGAAGCCGCGCAGACCACGCCGGCATTGACCACGCTCGCCGTCGATCCGCGCGAACGCGGCCGCCAGGCCGCCGAACTGCTGCTGGAGCGCGTGCGCGATCCGGATGCGCCGGTGCGCCGGGTGATCGCGCCGGTGCGGCTGGTGGTGCGCGACAGCAGCGGCACGCCCTTGCACGACTGA
- a CDS encoding AGE family epimerase/isomerase has protein sequence MDQPDFRSPEFLRAHIARTMAFYHPRCIDPAGGFFHYFKDDGTVYDTGHRHLVSSTRFVFNYAMAYREFGNAEYREAMLHGLHYLCYAHLDAETGGYAWTIRDGAAEDRSNHCYGLAFVLLAYAHARMAGVAEAADWMEEVWLLLEARFWEAEHGLYRDEADADWNFSGYRGQNANMHMCEAMLAAYEASDDTRWLDRALLLAGNMTRRQAAQAGGLVWEHYDSDWNVDWNYHLDDPKHLFRPWGFQPGHQTEWAKLLLILDRHVATDWLAPMARHLFDTALACSWDSERGGMYYGFAPEARRQPGMQGAPIGGGLLPEGMFVCDDDKYFWVQAESLAAAALLAARFDEPQYWDWYEHLWAYAWAHLVDHAHGAWYRILDADNRKYGDQKSPAGKTDYHTMGAAYEVMNLLRPGK, from the coding sequence ATGGACCAGCCTGATTTCCGTTCGCCCGAGTTCCTGCGCGCGCACATCGCCCGCACGATGGCGTTCTACCATCCGCGCTGCATCGATCCGGCCGGCGGTTTCTTCCACTACTTCAAGGACGACGGCACGGTCTACGACACGGGCCATCGCCACCTGGTCAGCAGCACCCGCTTCGTCTTCAATTACGCGATGGCGTATCGCGAGTTCGGCAACGCGGAATACCGCGAGGCGATGCTGCACGGCCTGCATTACCTGTGTTATGCGCATCTCGACGCCGAGACCGGCGGCTATGCCTGGACGATCCGCGACGGCGCGGCGGAGGACCGCAGCAACCACTGCTACGGCCTGGCCTTCGTGCTGCTGGCGTATGCGCATGCGCGGATGGCCGGCGTGGCCGAGGCCGCCGACTGGATGGAGGAAGTCTGGCTGCTGCTGGAAGCGCGCTTCTGGGAGGCGGAACACGGCCTGTACAGGGACGAGGCCGATGCCGACTGGAACTTCAGCGGCTATCGCGGCCAGAACGCCAACATGCACATGTGCGAGGCGATGCTCGCCGCCTACGAGGCCAGCGACGACACGCGCTGGCTGGACCGCGCGCTGCTGCTGGCCGGCAACATGACCCGCCGGCAGGCGGCCCAGGCCGGCGGCCTGGTCTGGGAGCATTACGACAGCGACTGGAACGTGGACTGGAACTACCACCTCGACGATCCGAAGCACCTGTTCCGCCCGTGGGGATTCCAGCCCGGCCACCAGACCGAATGGGCCAAGCTGCTGTTGATCCTCGATCGCCACGTGGCGACCGATTGGCTGGCGCCGATGGCGCGCCACCTGTTCGACACCGCGCTGGCGTGCTCCTGGGACAGCGAACGCGGCGGGATGTACTACGGCTTCGCGCCGGAAGCGCGGCGGCAACCTGGCATGCAGGGTGCGCCGATCGGCGGCGGGCTTCTTCCCGAGGGGATGTTCGTCTGCGACGACGACAAGTATTTCTGGGTGCAGGCCGAGTCGCTGGCCGCCGCGGCGCTGCTGGCCGCGCGCTTCGATGAGCCGCAGTACTGGGACTGGTATGAACACCTGTGGGCGTATGCGTGGGCGCACCTGGTCGATCACGCGCATGGCGCGTGGTACCGCATCCTCGATGCCGACAACCGCAAGTACGGCGACCAGAAGAGTCCGGCCGGCAAGACCGACTACCACACCATGGGTGCGGCCTACGAAGTGATGAACCTGCTGAGGCCGGGCAAGTGA
- a CDS encoding copper homeostasis protein CutC, giving the protein MYAHDPPLLEVAANSLASAIAAQQGGAGRVELCSALELGGLTPSHAQIALAREALRIPLVVLVRPRAGGFLYDDDEFATMLRDVETCASLGCDGVAIGVLDADGGVDRPRCAALVAAAGRMGVAFHRAIDVSRDPLQSLEDAIALGCVRVLSSGAQADAAAGAALLREMVLRAAGRIVVMPGAGIDAGNAAALRDSTGAREFHASCKAGMPCAARYAPPRALGMTGADTRTDAECVRRLVAALRAGQPPG; this is encoded by the coding sequence ATGTACGCGCACGATCCGCCCCTGCTCGAAGTCGCCGCGAATTCGCTCGCCTCCGCCATCGCCGCGCAACAGGGCGGCGCGGGACGGGTCGAACTGTGCTCGGCGCTCGAACTCGGCGGATTGACGCCCTCCCATGCGCAAATCGCATTGGCGCGCGAGGCCTTGCGCATCCCGCTGGTCGTGCTGGTCCGCCCGCGCGCCGGCGGCTTCCTCTACGACGACGACGAGTTCGCGACGATGCTGCGCGACGTCGAAACCTGCGCCTCGCTGGGCTGCGACGGGGTGGCGATCGGCGTGCTGGATGCCGACGGCGGCGTCGACCGCCCCCGTTGCGCCGCACTCGTCGCCGCGGCCGGCAGGATGGGCGTGGCCTTCCATCGCGCGATCGACGTCAGCCGCGATCCGCTGCAATCGCTGGAAGACGCGATCGCGCTGGGTTGCGTGCGCGTGCTCAGCTCGGGCGCGCAAGCCGACGCGGCGGCGGGCGCGGCATTGCTGCGCGAGATGGTGCTGCGCGCGGCCGGACGCATCGTGGTGATGCCGGGCGCGGGCATCGACGCGGGCAATGCCGCAGCGCTGCGCGACTCGACCGGCGCGCGCGAGTTCCACGCCTCGTGCAAGGCCGGCATGCCTTGCGCGGCGCGCTACGCGCCGCCGCGCGCGCTCGGCATGACCGGCGCCGATACGCGCACCGACGCGGAATGCGTGCGCCGGCTGGTCGCGGCGCTGCGCGCGGGTCAGCCCCCGGGATAG
- a CDS encoding GH92 family glycosyl hydrolase yields MSQGYPARFGGRSSRALHAFVLAAGVCIASQATAADAGLPARVNTFIGSQDEGNTFPGASAPFGMLQVSPISDHYAGYRYDDKKIRGFGHSFVSGAGCWEQGGQVAVLPVTGSIGPGGDFDTSDNKAAAFDYKAYASAYTHDGEVGQAGYYKVRLTDRGGIDAEMTALTRAAAERYTFAADAKSGHVLVNLGQANEKHEVVGSVVEVVGDRALEGRLVTKSFCGGKQYTTWFRIEFDRPFKAFGVWDKDGGVPGARHSVGAQWEVPNGAWLTFDLGASRSVTAVSAISHVDAEGARRNLDAEGRRGGKLIAFDAMRRQAQDAWRKELGSIRIEGASADDRTVFYTALYHALLQPMTGSDADGRYRGYDENIHVADGWTYHEYFSLWDTYRTQNQLLAMLRPQRARDIARSMLAIHDQMGWLPRWGYANFDTNIMTGDPVTPWLVDLWRFGALQGREREAWQALWQNADGRPPAMSRAQGRAGNDSYLAQGFVPYDRAYPSKGMDVDQHHGGSATLEYALGDCALAQMASALGETRAAAILRERGRNWRKVWDADVVDSQLGFRGFPRPRIDDGGFYVPTHGAYDPRSNHGFHEGTAWQYQWLVQQDVPGLVAAMGGIEQARQRLDAFFAYDALAQDLQGGARKQWVVGPYSYYNQYRYNPNNEPDLHSPWMYTLLGQPWKTATVVRAAQALFTNAPNGVTGNDDLGTMSAWYIFSAIGLYPAVPGSGQLLLHAPRFAGVELELGDGGVLRIEAPGADGRKLQYIGGLAMDGIAHAPAWIGWDRLRRGGAIRIELVDRPPLDGWGTAPEDLPAALCPAALPAGG; encoded by the coding sequence ATGTCGCAGGGCTATCCGGCCCGCTTTGGCGGGCGTTCGAGCAGGGCGCTGCATGCGTTCGTGCTGGCCGCAGGCGTGTGCATCGCATCGCAGGCGACGGCGGCGGATGCCGGGTTGCCGGCGCGGGTCAACACCTTCATCGGCAGCCAGGACGAGGGCAATACCTTCCCGGGCGCGTCGGCGCCGTTCGGCATGCTCCAGGTCAGCCCGATCAGCGACCACTACGCCGGCTACCGCTACGACGACAAGAAGATCCGCGGCTTCGGCCACTCCTTCGTGTCCGGCGCCGGTTGCTGGGAGCAGGGCGGGCAGGTCGCGGTGCTGCCGGTGACCGGGAGCATCGGGCCGGGCGGCGATTTCGACACCAGCGACAACAAGGCGGCAGCGTTCGACTACAAGGCCTATGCATCGGCCTATACGCACGACGGCGAAGTCGGGCAGGCCGGCTACTACAAGGTGCGCCTGACCGATCGCGGCGGCATCGATGCGGAAATGACCGCATTGACCCGCGCGGCGGCAGAGCGTTACACCTTCGCCGCGGATGCGAAGAGCGGCCACGTGCTGGTCAACCTCGGCCAGGCCAACGAGAAGCATGAAGTCGTCGGCAGCGTGGTCGAGGTGGTCGGCGACCGCGCGCTGGAAGGCCGGCTGGTGACCAAGAGCTTCTGCGGCGGCAAGCAGTACACCACCTGGTTCCGCATCGAATTCGATCGCCCGTTCAAGGCGTTCGGCGTATGGGACAAGGACGGCGGCGTGCCCGGCGCGCGGCACAGCGTGGGCGCGCAGTGGGAAGTGCCGAATGGCGCGTGGCTGACGTTCGACCTGGGCGCGTCGCGCAGCGTGACCGCGGTGAGCGCGATCTCGCATGTCGATGCCGAGGGCGCGCGCCGCAACCTGGACGCCGAAGGCAGGCGCGGCGGCAAGCTCATCGCCTTCGATGCGATGCGCCGGCAGGCGCAGGACGCCTGGCGCAAGGAACTCGGCTCGATCCGCATCGAGGGCGCCAGCGCCGACGACCGCACGGTGTTCTATACCGCGCTGTACCACGCGCTGCTGCAACCGATGACCGGCAGTGACGCCGATGGCCGCTACCGCGGTTACGACGAGAACATCCATGTCGCCGATGGCTGGACCTACCACGAGTATTTCTCGCTGTGGGACACCTATCGCACGCAGAACCAGCTGCTGGCGATGCTGCGTCCGCAGCGCGCGCGCGACATCGCGCGTTCGATGCTGGCGATCCACGACCAGATGGGCTGGCTGCCGCGCTGGGGCTATGCCAACTTCGACACCAACATCATGACCGGCGATCCGGTCACGCCGTGGCTGGTCGACCTGTGGCGCTTCGGCGCGTTGCAGGGCCGCGAGCGCGAGGCCTGGCAGGCGCTGTGGCAGAACGCCGACGGACGGCCACCGGCGATGTCGCGGGCGCAGGGCCGCGCCGGCAACGACAGCTACCTGGCGCAGGGTTTCGTGCCCTACGACCGCGCCTATCCGTCGAAGGGCATGGACGTCGACCAGCACCACGGCGGTTCGGCCACGCTGGAATATGCATTGGGCGATTGCGCGCTGGCGCAGATGGCATCGGCGCTCGGCGAAACCCGGGCCGCCGCGATCCTGCGCGAACGCGGGCGCAACTGGCGCAAGGTCTGGGATGCGGATGTCGTGGATTCGCAACTGGGCTTCCGCGGCTTCCCTCGTCCGCGCATCGATGACGGCGGGTTCTACGTGCCGACCCATGGCGCATACGACCCGCGCTCCAACCACGGCTTCCACGAAGGCACCGCCTGGCAATACCAGTGGCTGGTGCAGCAGGACGTGCCGGGGCTGGTCGCGGCGATGGGCGGGATCGAACAGGCGCGCCAGCGGCTGGACGCGTTCTTCGCCTACGACGCACTGGCGCAGGACCTGCAGGGCGGTGCGCGCAAGCAGTGGGTGGTCGGCCCGTACAGCTACTACAACCAGTACCGCTACAACCCCAACAACGAACCCGACCTGCACAGCCCGTGGATGTACACGTTGCTCGGCCAGCCGTGGAAGACCGCGACCGTGGTGCGCGCGGCGCAGGCGCTGTTCACCAATGCGCCGAACGGCGTCACCGGCAACGACGACCTCGGCACGATGTCGGCCTGGTACATCTTCAGCGCGATCGGCCTGTATCCGGCGGTGCCCGGCAGCGGGCAATTGCTGCTGCATGCGCCGCGTTTCGCCGGGGTGGAGCTCGAGCTCGGCGATGGCGGGGTCCTGCGCATCGAGGCGCCAGGCGCGGACGGCCGCAAATTGCAGTACATCGGCGGCCTGGCGATGGATGGCATCGCGCATGCGCCGGCATGGATCGGCTGGGATCGGTTGCGCCGGGGCGGCGCGATCCGCATCGAGCTGGTCGATCGCCCGCCGCTGGACGGCTGGGGAACCGCGCCGGAAGACCTGCCGGCCGCACTCTGCCCGGCCGCGCTGCCGGCAGGTGGATGA
- a CDS encoding GntR family transcriptional regulator, with protein MGDELLLSPHSSTPMYVQIVEQVVAKVMAGEWQAGAPLPSIRELAAGSRVSVITVKRAYLELERAGVIVTRHGKGSFVADALDATQALATQEFQAQLQGLLEAARKLGLARREIVERVEQALAGQADAAHTTKNHDPGKPQ; from the coding sequence ATGGGCGACGAACTGCTGCTGTCTCCGCACTCGAGCACGCCGATGTACGTGCAGATCGTGGAGCAGGTCGTCGCCAAGGTGATGGCGGGGGAATGGCAGGCGGGCGCGCCGTTGCCATCCATCCGCGAGCTCGCCGCCGGCAGCCGCGTCAGCGTGATCACGGTCAAGCGCGCCTACCTGGAACTGGAGCGGGCCGGCGTGATCGTGACGCGGCACGGCAAGGGTTCGTTCGTGGCCGATGCGCTGGACGCCACCCAGGCGCTGGCCACCCAGGAATTCCAGGCGCAGTTGCAGGGGCTGCTGGAGGCGGCCAGGAAGCTCGGGCTCGCGCGACGGGAGATCGTCGAACGGGTGGAACAGGCGCTGGCCGGGCAGGCCGACGCCGCACACACGACCAAGAACCACGATCCAGGGAAACCGCAATGA
- a CDS encoding glycoside hydrolase family 47 protein, with protein sequence MSGASVRALGLAAALSMLAMAAGCAQSPPRPGAPAAAAYAQPMDDAEAARMAARVREETRHAWQGYMRYASGHDALKPLSKAPHDWYPQSLLMTPVDALDTLLLMGLDKEAAEARELIVTRLSFDHDMKVQNFEVTIRLLGGLLSGYQMTGDRKLLELADDLGTRLLPAFESPTGLPYTHVNLRTGEASGKVSNPAETGTLLLEFGTLSKLTGKPVYYDKAKRALVATFERRSKIGLVGSGIDVETGAWTDRDSHIGGGIDSYYEYLLKCWKLFGDQDCKRMWEQSVGPMNAYLADELRDGELWYGHADMDTGARAASVYGALDAFLPAVLALGGDIDRAARLQRSGQAMWRLHGIEPEALDYRKMEVVSGGYQLRPEIVESAYYLHHYTRDPRWRAMGREFFDDFVRHARTDAGYAAIRDVRTMERRDAMESFLFAETFKYYWLLFSPPSALDFDGVVFNTEAHPLRKTWKD encoded by the coding sequence GTGAGCGGCGCGTCCGTTCGCGCCTTGGGCCTGGCCGCGGCCTTGTCGATGCTGGCGATGGCCGCAGGTTGCGCGCAATCCCCGCCCAGGCCGGGTGCGCCCGCCGCCGCGGCTTACGCACAGCCGATGGACGACGCCGAAGCCGCGCGCATGGCCGCACGCGTGCGCGAGGAAACCCGCCACGCCTGGCAGGGCTACATGCGCTACGCGAGCGGCCACGACGCGCTCAAGCCGTTGAGCAAGGCGCCGCACGACTGGTATCCGCAGTCGCTGCTGATGACCCCGGTGGATGCGCTGGACACGCTGTTGTTGATGGGGCTGGACAAGGAGGCCGCCGAGGCGCGCGAACTGATCGTCACCCGCCTGTCGTTCGACCACGACATGAAGGTGCAGAACTTCGAGGTCACCATCCGCCTGCTCGGCGGCCTGTTGTCCGGCTACCAGATGACCGGCGACCGCAAGCTGCTCGAGTTGGCCGACGACCTCGGCACGCGCCTGCTGCCGGCGTTCGAGTCGCCCACCGGCCTGCCGTACACCCACGTCAACCTGCGCACCGGCGAGGCCAGCGGCAAGGTCAGCAACCCGGCCGAGACCGGCACCCTGCTGCTGGAGTTCGGCACGCTCTCGAAACTCACCGGCAAGCCGGTCTATTACGACAAGGCCAAGCGCGCATTGGTCGCGACCTTCGAGCGGCGGTCGAAGATCGGCCTGGTCGGCAGCGGCATCGATGTCGAGACCGGCGCATGGACCGACCGCGACAGCCACATCGGCGGCGGCATCGACTCCTATTACGAATACCTGCTGAAGTGCTGGAAGCTGTTCGGCGACCAGGACTGCAAGCGCATGTGGGAGCAGAGCGTCGGCCCGATGAACGCCTATCTCGCCGACGAACTGCGCGACGGCGAGCTCTGGTACGGCCACGCGGACATGGACACGGGCGCGCGCGCTGCCAGCGTCTACGGCGCGCTGGACGCGTTCCTGCCGGCGGTGCTGGCGCTGGGCGGCGACATCGACCGCGCCGCGCGCCTGCAACGGTCCGGCCAGGCGATGTGGCGACTGCACGGCATCGAGCCCGAAGCGCTCGACTACCGCAAGATGGAGGTCGTGTCCGGTGGCTACCAGTTGCGCCCGGAGATCGTCGAGTCCGCGTACTACCTGCATCACTACACCCGCGACCCGCGCTGGCGCGCGATGGGCCGCGAGTTCTTCGACGACTTCGTCCGCCACGCCCGCACCGACGCAGGCTATGCGGCGATCCGCGACGTGCGCACGATGGAGCGGCGCGACGCGATGGAGAGTTTCCTGTTCGCCGAAACCTTCAAGTACTACTGGCTGCTGTTCTCGCCGCCGTCCGCGCTGGACTTCGATGGCGTGGTGTTCAACACCGAGGCGCATCCGTTGCGGAAGACCTGGAAGGACTGA
- a CDS encoding glucokinase: protein MKTGPGIPPAADVAREDAPVLVADIGGTHARLALVRNDADGGIGILAHQQYDCSAFPSLAGIVADFLSRSGGGRVHDAAIGCAGMHRGDTVTSLNLPWPVSLSELRGLGIARVAAVNDFVAVAHAVQCLGPDHSVLLCGPEEPVADGPGLVVGPGTGLGAAYRIPCDGRILVLPSEAGQMAFAPGNARELAVLGQLFAAAAGVACTEIVSGPGLLTLYGALCALDGEAVRRASPAEVVAAARQGDDRQALEAVEMFCAVLGATIGNLAVAGIATRVHVAGGIVPRIREFLPGSQFRARFVGTGTGIMRAALEQIPVRLIDHPHQGVIGAAVWYQQRGQAQAGAQMACASI from the coding sequence ATGAAGACTGGCCCCGGAATTCCGCCCGCCGCCGATGTGGCCCGCGAGGACGCGCCGGTGCTGGTCGCCGACATCGGCGGCACGCACGCGCGGCTTGCCCTGGTGCGCAACGATGCCGACGGCGGCATCGGCATCCTCGCCCACCAGCAGTACGACTGCTCCGCTTTCCCGAGCCTGGCCGGCATCGTCGCGGATTTCCTCTCGCGATCCGGCGGCGGCCGCGTGCACGATGCGGCGATCGGCTGCGCCGGCATGCATCGCGGCGACACGGTGACCAGCCTCAACCTGCCGTGGCCGGTGTCGTTGTCCGAATTGCGCGGGCTGGGCATCGCGCGGGTGGCCGCGGTCAACGATTTCGTCGCCGTCGCGCACGCCGTGCAGTGCCTGGGGCCGGACCACAGCGTCCTGCTCTGCGGCCCGGAAGAACCGGTGGCCGATGGTCCCGGGCTGGTGGTGGGGCCGGGCACCGGGCTGGGCGCCGCCTACCGGATTCCCTGCGATGGCCGCATCCTGGTGCTGCCGAGCGAAGCCGGGCAGATGGCGTTCGCGCCCGGCAATGCGCGGGAACTGGCGGTGCTCGGGCAGCTGTTCGCCGCGGCGGCGGGCGTGGCCTGCACCGAGATCGTCTCCGGCCCCGGCCTGCTCACGCTGTACGGCGCGCTGTGCGCGCTGGATGGCGAGGCGGTGCGTCGAGCATCGCCGGCCGAGGTGGTGGCGGCCGCGCGCCAGGGCGACGACCGCCAGGCGCTCGAGGCCGTGGAGATGTTCTGCGCGGTCCTCGGCGCGACCATCGGCAACCTGGCGGTGGCCGGCATCGCGACCCGGGTGCATGTCGCCGGCGGGATCGTGCCCAGGATCCGCGAGTTCCTGCCGGGCAGCCAATTCCGGGCGCGCTTCGTCGGGACGGGCACCGGCATCATGCGCGCGGCACTCGAACAGATACCGGTCCGGTTGATCGACCACCCGCACCAGGGCGTCATCGGCGCCGCGGTCTGGTACCAGCAGCGCGGCCAGGCGCAGGCCGGCGCGCAGATGGCTTGTGCTTCGATTTAG
- a CDS encoding carbohydrate kinase family protein, whose product MGRGILCFGEALIDFLARPGDAPGAPRSFLQFAGGAPANVAVAVARLGGAAQFIGMLGEDMFGDFLLGSLRDAGVGTSGIVRTDAAKTALAFVALDDEGERSFSFHRPPAADLLFRDAHFQPAMFERAASFHACSNSLTEPAIAEATFAGMRRARAAGVLASVDLNLRPALWPREVDPHPWLWRLLDAADLVKLARNELDYLAAPLGGERAVLARLFAGHARLVLVTDGAADMRWHARDAGGTVAGFRVRAIDTTAAGDAFVGGLLYRLAERGIDAAGIDAFVADTAAIEDAMRFAAACGALAVTRHGAFAAMPTHAEVIRLLQDEDLHGPA is encoded by the coding sequence ATGGGACGCGGGATCCTCTGCTTCGGCGAGGCGCTGATCGACTTCCTCGCCCGTCCCGGCGACGCGCCTGGTGCGCCGCGCAGCTTCCTGCAGTTCGCCGGTGGCGCTCCGGCCAATGTGGCGGTGGCGGTGGCGCGGCTGGGCGGCGCTGCGCAGTTCATCGGCATGCTCGGCGAAGACATGTTCGGCGACTTCCTGCTCGGCAGCCTGCGCGATGCCGGCGTCGGCACCTCGGGCATCGTCCGCACCGATGCGGCGAAGACCGCGCTGGCCTTCGTCGCCCTGGACGACGAAGGCGAGCGCAGCTTCAGTTTCCATCGGCCGCCGGCCGCGGACCTGCTGTTCCGCGACGCGCATTTCCAGCCGGCCATGTTCGAACGCGCGGCATCCTTCCATGCCTGTTCCAACAGCCTGACCGAACCCGCCATCGCCGAGGCCACCTTCGCCGGCATGCGCCGCGCGCGCGCTGCCGGCGTGCTGGCCAGCGTCGACCTCAACCTGCGGCCGGCGCTGTGGCCGCGGGAAGTCGACCCACATCCGTGGCTGTGGCGCCTGCTGGACGCGGCGGACCTGGTGAAGCTGGCACGCAACGAACTCGACTACCTGGCGGCACCGCTGGGCGGCGAGCGGGCCGTGCTGGCGCGGCTGTTCGCCGGCCATGCGCGGCTGGTGCTGGTCACCGACGGCGCCGCCGACATGCGCTGGCATGCGCGCGATGCCGGCGGCACGGTCGCCGGTTTCCGGGTGCGCGCCATCGACACCACCGCGGCCGGCGACGCCTTCGTCGGCGGCCTGTTGTACCGGCTCGCGGAGCGGGGCATCGATGCGGCCGGCATCGACGCGTTCGTCGCCGATACCGCCGCGATCGAAGACGCGATGCGCTTCGCCGCCGCCTGCGGCGCGCTCGCGGTCACCCGCCATGGCGCATTCGCCGCCATGCCCACCCACGCCGAAGTCATCCGCCTGCTGCAGGACGAGGACCTCCATGGACCAGCCTGA
- the fucP gene encoding L-fucose:H+ symporter permease, giving the protein MHISQMPSGAPSGDATAPAVNTRVALAVVTTVFFMWGFLTCLNDILIPHLKAVFELNYARAMLVQFTFFGAYFLMSLPAGRLVAHLGYKKGIVAGLVIAGIGALGFWPAAHLRIYEAFLAALFVLATGITVLQVAANPYVALLGPESTASSRLTLAQALNSLGTAIAPKFGGMLILGGTILSAEQLSALPEAQQLAYRGAEAQSVQGPYIGLAFVLFLLAVFVFLFRLPALTETTEQADDQKHTLMDTLRHPHVLFGVLAIFFYVGAEVAIGSFLVNYLSMPEIGGFSEQHATNYVSAYWTLAMVGRFIGSALLAKFPPRTLLALFALACVALLLLTMSGAGSLAVYSVVAIGLFNSIMFPTIFALGIERLGPLTGKASSLLIMAIVGGAVVPFAQGLLADRIGVQHAFVLPLLCYGYIVWYGLRGSRRDG; this is encoded by the coding sequence ATGCATATTTCGCAAATGCCTTCGGGCGCTCCATCGGGCGATGCAACTGCGCCTGCGGTCAACACCCGCGTCGCCCTGGCCGTGGTCACCACGGTGTTCTTCATGTGGGGCTTCCTCACCTGCCTCAACGACATCCTGATTCCGCATCTCAAGGCGGTGTTCGAACTGAACTACGCGCGGGCGATGCTGGTGCAGTTCACCTTCTTCGGCGCGTACTTCCTGATGTCGCTGCCGGCGGGCCGGCTGGTCGCGCACCTGGGCTACAAGAAGGGCATCGTCGCCGGGCTGGTGATCGCCGGGATCGGCGCGCTCGGCTTCTGGCCGGCGGCGCACCTGCGCATCTACGAAGCCTTCCTCGCCGCGCTGTTCGTGCTGGCCACCGGCATCACCGTGCTGCAGGTCGCGGCCAATCCCTACGTCGCCTTGCTCGGGCCGGAAAGCACGGCCTCCAGCCGGCTGACCCTGGCGCAGGCGTTGAACTCGCTGGGCACGGCAATTGCTCCAAAGTTCGGTGGCATGCTGATTCTGGGCGGCACAATTTTGAGTGCAGAGCAGTTGTCCGCATTGCCGGAAGCCCAACAATTGGCCTATCGCGGAGCGGAAGCACAGTCTGTGCAGGGGCCGTACATTGGGCTGGCATTCGTGCTTTTCCTGCTCGCGGTGTTCGTTTTCCTGTTCCGCTTGCCCGCGTTGACCGAGACCACCGAACAGGCCGACGACCAGAAGCACACTTTGATGGACACGCTGCGCCATCCGCATGTGCTGTTCGGCGTGCTGGCGATCTTCTTCTACGTCGGCGCGGAAGTGGCGATCGGCAGCTTCCTGGTCAATTACCTGTCGATGCCGGAGATCGGCGGTTTCAGTGAGCAACATGCGACCAACTATGTGTCCGCCTACTGGACGCTGGCGATGGTCGGCCGCTTCATCGGCTCCGCGCTGCTGGCGAAGTTCCCGCCGCGCACGCTGCTGGCGCTGTTCGCGCTGGCCTGCGTGGCGCTGCTGCTGCTCACCATGTCGGGCGCCGGTTCGCTGGCGGTGTACAGCGTGGTCGCCATCGGCCTGTTCAACTCGATCATGTTCCCGACCATCTTCGCGCTGGGCATCGAACGCCTCGGCCCGCTGACCGGCAAGGCCTCCAGCTTGCTGATCATGGCGATCGTCGGCGGCGCGGTGGTGCCGTTCGCGCAGGGCCTGCTGGCCGACCGCATCGGCGTGCAGCATGCCTTCGTGCTGCCGCTGCTGTGCTACGGCTACATCGTCTGGTACGGCCTGCGGGGTTCGCGCCGCGATGGATGA